A single window of Euwallacea similis isolate ESF13 chromosome 25, ESF131.1, whole genome shotgun sequence DNA harbors:
- the LOC136416800 gene encoding uncharacterized protein, whose translation MSLKGRKGKTSQNSEKEINLTDIPTENAEFRELSYARKVLVERLSRFEQYLLDNTDAKEIFACEIRLKNVEDDLREFDKVQTRLEFMDPNERQNRLETESIYYNVISEAKKFIKLAHASQNCGTAFKSIFESLVHDRTDLSETEKLLYLKLCCKGDALKIIDSFEITPGNYTVALNLSKKRYENKKAVVNYHVRNILFNLPSAIKDSATNVRKLIDTVQQHKAALEKLKLPVDKWDALLNPIILSKLDERTNHEWERKQCHTESPTVNQLLDFLTDKCFALESSRGFSRPQPHRPDKDRNENRGQERGNGSASSKNYSYSLMQRVGRECHICNENHFVYQCPRFTQLSVSEKYNEIRKHKLCSNCLRIGHLNQECKSSGCKKCAKKHNTALHYEKREVGEGVQYPKNDGNSAPPLLPIDKQTMNKGKYSESEQSTRLPNSQDQDDARHRVDYSLTLASASLERDQVLLSTANILIADEKGEWQKCNALLDSGSQSNLMSERLCRKLNLSFKRINMPLYGISQLVTEINRQTQVKIKSRFNSFEANLTFLVLPTLTENLPLFKFSRAALKIPSQINLADEHFNEPKNIDILLGVDIFYDLLGSGKIKLGEKLPVLQETSLGWVISGNLAEFGSRNQKTVCNLSTNISNKMLNDSLTKFWHVEEFEHSKFLSKEESYCEEYFTQTTTRDKDNSFIVKYPFKIEKNLKLGESKPIALSRLKNLERKLEKNEELNRQYVDFMNEYETLGHMTRQEPIGNDDSMPNSSYFLPHRAVVKDSITTKCRVVFDASCKTSSGVSLNDTLMVGPVVQEELYAILLRLRLRKIVLSADIKMMYRYIKIQDSERDYQKILWQANSRDPVSVYRLNTVTYGTSNAPFQATRCLVELARQNENTYPRTSEIIKRSFYMDDFLVSLNSEEEALNVYKELNNNRSSSLLKLRRVMGYICRFKEQILKRTRNESISLTVDELNEAQIILVKLAQGETFHKEIDELSKNNKLVSDSQILNLNPFLDSAGILRVGGQLTNSDLSYEQRHPIILACKHRFTDLVIMDGHMKHLHAGVQNLLSIIRLQFWIVNGKNAIKHNLSRCVRCFKAKPKPLKFLMGSLPAARVKPSRPFSNCGVDYAGPILVKEGTLRRTKRVKTYICIFVCFATRAVHIDLVKDLSTASFLNALDRFCSRRGKPTDIHSDNGSNFVGANNHFLELSALINSQSHINAVTSHLANNRIKWHFLPARSAHMGGLWEAAVKSIKFHLRRVLGESCLAYEEMHTLLTKIEACLNSRPLMPISNDANDYLPLTPAHFLIGDPLVNLPQLEIRDVTISRLSRYERLLQLQQQFWNRWSRDYLTNLQTRSRWKKPKDKSIAIGSLVLLAEVPPNEYNGWAPIKAQRSCL comes from the exons ATGTCTCTCAAaggaagaaaaggaaaaacgtcacaaaattcagaaaaagaGATCAATTTAACGGATATTCCCACTGAAAACGCTGAATTTCGAGAACTTTCCTATGCTCGTAAGGTGTTAGTAGAACGCTTGTCTCGTTTTGAACAGTACCTCCTCGATAATACAGATGCCAAAGAAATCTTTGCCTGTGAGATTCGCCTTAAAAACGTGGAAGATGATCTTAGAGAATTCGATAAGGTTCAAACACGATTGGAGTTTATGGACCCAAATGAAAGACAGAATCGGCTTGAAACCGAATCAATTTATTACAACGTAATTTCAGaagcaaaaaagtttataaagTTGGCTCACGCGAGCCAGAATTGTGGCACCGC cttcaaaagtatttttgagtCGTTAGTACATGATAGAACCGATTTAAGCGAGACAGAAAAACTGCTATACTTGAAATTATGTTGCAAAGGCGatgcattgaaaataatagacTCGTTTGAAATAACGCCCGGAAATTATACAGTTGCTCTAAATCTATCAAAAAAACGttatgagaataaaaaagcAGTCGTAAATTATCACGTGAGAAACATTCTGTTTAATTTGCCAAGCGCGATTAAAGACTCTGCGACAAATGTAAGGAAACTTATAGACACGGTTCAACAACATAAAGCTGCGTTGGAAAAGCTAAAATTGCCCGTAGATAAGTGGGATGCATTATTGAACCCAATAATCTTAAGCAAACTGGACGAACGTACGAATCATGAATGGGAACGGAAACAGTGTCACACTGAGTCACCCACGGTTAATCAATTACTCGATTTTTTAACCGATAAATGCTTCGCATTGGAATCTTCTCGCGGTTTCTCGAGACCTCAGCCACATAGACCCGATAAAGACAGGAACGAGAACAGAGGTCAGGAAAGAGGAAATGGATCGGCTTCGTCTAAGAATTATTCGTATTCTTTAATGCAAAGGGTTGGCAGAGAATGTCACATTTGCAACGAAAACCATTTTGTTTACCAATGTCCTCGGTTTACTCAACTGTCGGTGTCTGAGAAGTACAACGAAATTCGGAAGCATAAATTGTGTAGCAATTGTCTACGAATAGGGCACTTAAATCAAGAATGCAAGTCCAGCGGGTGTAAAAAGTGCGCTAAAAAGCACAATACGGCGCTTCATTACGAAAAACGTGAAGTAGGTGAAGGCGTTCAATACCCAAAAAACGACGGCAATAGTGCACCTCCATTATTGCCCATAGACAAACAAACCATGAACAAGGGGAAGTACTCGGAATCCGAACAATCTACAAGGTTACCAAACAGCCAGGACCAGGATGACGCACGTCATAGGGTTGATTATTCATTAACCTTAGCATCAGCCAGCCTAGAGAGAGATCAAGTATTGCTGTCAACCGCCAACATCTTAATCGCCGATGAAAAGGGAGAATGGCAGAAGTGCAACGCCTTACTTGATTCGGGAAGTCAATCAAACTTAATGAGCGAAAGGCTTTGtagaaagttaaatttaagtttcaaaaGAATCAACATGCCTCTGTACGGCATCAGTCAGCTCGTCACGGAAATCAATAGACAAACCCAAGTTAAAATAAAGTCTAGATTCAACAGTTTTGAGGCCAATCTgacatttttggttttgccaACGCTTACCGAAAATCTACCCCTATTTAAGTTCTCTAGAGCAGCGCTTAAGATCCCAAGCCAGATCAATTTAGCAGACGAACATTTCAACGAGCCAAAGAATATCGATATTCTGTTAGgggtagatatattttatgatcTACTGGGCTcaggcaaaataaaattaggggAAAAGTTACCCGTGCTTCAGGAAACATCTCTAGGCTGGGTGATATCAGGAAACTTAGCAGAGTTTGGATCGCGGAATCAGAAAACAGTTTGCAACCTATCAACGAACATAtctaacaaaatgttaaatgatTCGTTAACTAAATTCTGGCACGTTGAAGAATTTGAGCATTCCAAATTTCTGTCTAAGGAGGAATCCTATTGCGAAGAGTACTTTACTCAAACCACGACCCGGGATAAGGATAATAGTTTCATAGTGAAGTACCCctttaaaatcgaaaaaaacttgAAGCTTGGAGAATCGAAACCGATAGCGCTGAGTCgattaaaaaatctagagagaaaattagaaaagaaTGAGGAGCTTAACAGGCAATATGTGGATTTCATGAACGAATATGAAACCTTAGGCCACATGACGCGCCAAGAGCCAATCGGAAATGATGACTCTATGCCAAATAGTAGCTATTTTCTACCTCACAGAGCAGTAGTAAAGGACTCGATTACCACAAAATGTCGCGTCGTGTTTGATGCAAGTTGCAAAACTAGCTCAGGCGTGTCGCTGAACGATACCTTGATGGTAGGTCCAGTAGTCCAAGAAGAATTATATGCAATTCTGCTACGGCTACGGCTCCGAAAGATAGTGCTGAGCGCAGATATCAAGATGATGTATAGATACATTAAAATTCAGGACAGCGAGCgagattatcaaaaaatactgtGGCAAGCGAATTCTAGGGACCCGGTTAGCGTTTACCGGCTGAACACGGTGACGTATGGTACGTCGAATGCACCCTTTCAAGCCACTCGCTGTCTAGTAGAATTGGCGAGGCAAAATGAGAATACATACCCTCGGACAtcggaaataataaaacgctCCTTTTATATGGACGATTTCCTAGTTAGTTTGAATTCGGAAGAGGAGGCATTGAACGTCTACAAAGAACTAAACAATAATAGGTCCTCCAGTCTATTAAAACTTCGTCGCGTGATGGGATACATTTGCAGATTCAaagagcaaattttaaaacgtacAAGGAACGAAAGCATCAGCTTAACAGTTGACGAGCTAAACGAAGCTCAGATCATACTAGTGAAATTGGCGCAAGGCGAAACGTTTCATAAAGAAATTGATGAACTTAGCAAGAACAACAAACTTGTCAGCGACAGTCAGATCTTAAATCTAAACCCGTTCCTAGATTCCGCAGGAATACTTAGAGTCGGTGGACAACTTACGAATTCGGACCTTAGCTATGAACAACGACATCCCATTATACTGGCATGTAAACATAGATTCACCGATTTAGTGATAATGGATGGGCATATGAAGCATCTCCACGCGGGAGTTCAGAATCTACTATCGATAATTCGTTTACAATTTTGGATTGTAAACGGAAAAAACGCGATAAAGCACAACCTCAGTAGGTGCGTGCGCTGTTTTAAGGCTAAACCAAAACCGCTAAAATTTCTGATGGGTTCTCTCCCAGCTGCAAGGGTAAAGCCTTCGCGCCCCTTTTCGAATTGCGGAGTCGACTACGCAGGACCCATATTGGTAAAGGAAGGCACGTTACGCAGAACTAAACGAGTCAAGACGTACATCTGCATCTTTGTATGTTTTGCTACCCGCGCTGTACACATAGACCTAGTTAAGGATCTCTCTACCGCTAGCTTTCTGAACGCTTTAGACCGGTTTTGCTCGAGACGAGGGAAACCCACGGATATTCACTCGGATAACGGCTCCAATTTCGTAGGAGCAAATAATCATTTCCTCGAGCTTTCTGCCTTAATCAACAGCCAATCTCATATCAATGCCGTGACTTCACATTTAGCTAATAATCGGATTAAGTGGCACTTTCTTCCAGCGCGTAGCGCCCATATGGGTGGACTATGGGAGGCTGCGGTTAAGTCAATTAAATTTCACCTTCGTCGGGTTCTTGGCGAATCTTGTCTAGCATACGAAGAAATGCACACCTTGTTGACAAAAATCGAGGCTTGTTTGAATTCACGACCTTTAATGCCAATCTCTAACGACGCAAACGACTATTTACCCTTGACCCCAGCTCATTTCCTAATTGGCGACCCGCTGGTAAATCTGCCCCAACTCGAAATTAGAGACGTCACTATATCACGGCTATCTCGCTACGAACGGTTACTGCAATTGCAGCAGCAATTTTGGAACCGCTGGAGCCGAGACTATTTGACCAATCTTCAAACTAGAAGCAGGTGGAAGAAGCCGAAAGACAAGTCTATAGCCATTGGATCCTTGGTTCTGCTAGCTgaggtaccgccaaacgaatacaatggctgggctccaataaaagcccagcgatcgtgcctctaa